In the genome of Populus alba chromosome 11, ASM523922v2, whole genome shotgun sequence, one region contains:
- the LOC118047521 gene encoding G-type lectin S-receptor-like serine/threonine-protein kinase At4g27290, giving the protein MSYLVQFGSLIFCVLHHQVSMKRGMKKTAGGLRGLFVYSFLLSTIRVSNAPDIISPGQFIGDGDTIVSAGQNFELGFFSPGSSTRRYLGIWYKKFSTGTVVWVANRENPIFDHLGVLNFTNQGTLLLLNGTKDVVWSSNRTTPKNNPVAQLLESGNLVVKDGNDSNPESFLWQSFDYPGDTNLPDMKLGRNLVTGLDWSISSWKSLDDPARGEYSLGIDPRGYQQLVYKKGREIQFRAGSWNGIRFTGATRLKPNPVYRYEFVLNDKEVYFNFELLNSSVASRFVVNASGVVERLTWISQMHRWTRYFAVGEDQCDAYSFCGSNAKCNIDKSPVCACLDGFEPKSARDWSFQDWSGGCVRRTNLTCNRGEGFVKHTGMKLPDTSSSWYNTSISLKECQELCLKKCSCMAYANTDIRGGGSGCLLWFGDLIDMREFVNTGQDLYIRMAASYLDNIKRNERTKREMLVGFIVCSILLVTGVSVLGWMFHRRKRNFRNQGKMKNILEMDYDSHSRKKEPELPIIDLSTIAKATGNFSSNKKLGEGGFGFVYKGTLYGQDIAVKRLSIYSGQGIEEFKNEILLIAKLQHRNLVKLLGCCIEGDERMLIYEYMPNKSLDYFIFDQSRSKLLDWPTRLSIIDGIARGLLYLHQDSRLRIIHRDLKASNVLLDTDMYPKISDFGMARIFGGNQTEANTNRVVGTYGYMAPEYAVEGLFSVKSDIFSFGVLVLEIVSGRKNRGFFSHDHHLNLVGHAWKLWMEDRSLELTDNTLGDSHALSEIIRYIQVGLLCVQQQPDDRPNMSTAVLMLGGESSLPQPKQPGFFLERNVPHTESSSSNYKSTSTYEITMTAQYPR; this is encoded by the exons ATGTCATATTTGGTCCAATTTGGCAGTCTTATTTTCTGTGTATTACACCATCAAGTTTCAATGAAGAGAGGCATGAAGAAGACAGCAGGTGGCCTTCGAGGACTCTTCGTCTACTCCTTTCTACTCTCCACCATTAGAGTCTCCAATGCTCCAGACATCATTAGTCCAGGTCAATTTATCGGAGATGGTGACACAATAGTTTCAGCTGGCCAGAACTTTGAACTTGGATTTTTCAGTCCAGGTAGTTCGACAAGGAGATACTTGGGCATTTGGTACAAGAAGTTCTCTACTGGAACTGTTGTTTGGGTGGCCAACAGAGAAAATCCAATCTTCGATCATTTAGGAGTTCTAAATTTCACTAATCAaggaactcttcttcttctaaatGGCACAAAAGACGTTGTTTGGTCATCTAATAGGACCACACCGAAAAACAATCCAGTTGCTCAACTCTTGGAATCAGGAAATCTTGTTGTCAAAGATGGAAATGATAGCAACCCAGAGAGTTTTTTATGGCAAAGCTTTGATTATCCAGGCGACACCAATCTTCCAGACATGAAACTCGGAAGAAACTTGGTTACTGGTCTAGACTGGTCCATTTCATCCTGGAAAAGCTTAGATGATCCTGCTAGAGGAGAGTATAGTTTAGGAATAGATCCTCGTGGTTATCAACAACTAGTTTATAAGAAGGGGAGGGAAATACAATTCAGAGCTGGATCATGGAATGGCATTCGTTTTACAGGGGCTACTAGATTGAAGCCAAATCCAGTATATAGATACGAGTTTGTGTTGAATGATAAAGAGGTCTATTTCAATTTTGAGCTTCTAAACAGTTCGGTGGCATCGCGGTTTGTGGTGAATGCTTCAGGAGTTGTAGAGAGATTGACCTGGATATCACAAATGCATAGATGGACTCGCTACTTTGCTGTTGGTGAAGATCAGTGTGACGCTTATTCCTTTTGTGGTTCAAATGCTAAATGTAACATTGATAAGTCCCCCGTGTGCGCATGCTTGGATGGATTTGAGCCAAAATCTGCCAGAGATTGGAGTTTCCAAGACTGGTCTGGTGGGTGTGTTAGAAGGACTAACTTGACTTGTAATAGAGGAGAAGGATTTGTCAAGCACACGGGAATGAAACTGCCAGATACATCGAGTTCATGGTATAACACGAGCATCAGCCTCAAAGAATGCCAGGAGTTATGTTTGAAAAAATGCTCTTGCATGGCATATGCAAATACGGATATCAGAGGAGGAGGAAGTGGATGCTTGCTTTGGTTTGGTGATCTAATTGACATGAGAGAATTTGTCAATACAGGGCAGGACCTCTATATACGGATGGCTGCTTCATATCTAG ATAACATCAAGAGGAATGAAAGAACGAAACGCGAGATGCTAGTGGGATTCATAGTCTGCTCGATTTTATTGGTCACTGGAGTTTCTGTACTAGGATGGATGTTTCACAGGAGGAAAAGGAATTTTAGAAACCAAG GGAAGATGAAAAACATTCTTGAAATGGATTATGATAGCCACAGCAGGAAGAAAGAGCCGGAGTTGCCGATAATTGATTTGAGCACAATAGCAAAAGCGACCGGTAACTTCTCAAGCAACAAGAAGTTGGGGGAAGGTGGATTTGGATTTGTATACAAG GGTACATTATATGGGCAAGACATAGCAGTGAAGAGGCTTTCAATATATTCTGGACAAGGGATTGAAGAGttcaaaaatgaaattttgttgATAGCCAAACTTCAACACCGCAATCTTGTAAAGCTTCTGGGTTGTTGCATTGAAGGAGACGAAAGAATGTTGATTTATGAATACATGCCCAACAAAAGCTTGGATTATTTCATTTTTG ATCAATCAAGAAGCAAATTACTGGATTGGCCTACGCGCCTTAGCATTATCGATGGAATTGCTAGAGGGCTTCTATATCTTCATCAAGACTCAAGGCTCAGGATTATCCATCGAGATCTCAAAGCCAGCAATGTTCTGCTAGATACTGATATGTACCCAAAAATTTCAGACTTCGGAATGGCAAGAATATTCGGCGGAAATCAAACTGAGGCAAATACAAATAGAGTAGTTGGAACATA TGGTTACATGGCTCCCGAGTACGCTGTTGAGGGACTCTTTTCTGTGAAATCGGACATCTTTAGCTTCGGGGTATTAGTATTAGAAATAGTTAGTGGAAGGAAAAACAGAGGATTTTTCAGTCATGATCATCACCTCAACCTTGTCGGACAT GCATGGAAACTATGGATGGAAGACAGGTCTTTGGAACTGACTGACAATACATTAGGTGACTCTCACGCCCTGTCGGAAATAATACGATACATCCAAGTAGGTCTGCTATGCGTTCAGCAGCAACCTGATGACAGGCCAAACATGTCAACTGCTGTTCTAATGTTGGGTGGTGAGAGTTCATTGCCTCAGCCAAAGCAGCCCGGTTTTTTCCTAGAAAGGAATGTTCCTCATACAGAGTCTTCCTCAAGCAATTATAAATCTACTTCAACATATGAAATCACCATGACAGCGCAATATCCACGTTAG